Proteins from a single region of Segatella copri:
- a CDS encoding BT4734/BF3469 family protein, protein MMNISTFINMASKIPSPGQLEGLVTFMKEDEKLRFFTESYRKTGNKSYKHDAPLFAVACIFEGGKGKDNIRSLTHLSLVDFDHITEKPDDGTLHSLKERICHDAHTLLCYVTMSGNGLRVIYRYEGECQAHDEG, encoded by the coding sequence ATGATGAACATCAGTACATTCATTAACATGGCCAGCAAGATTCCTTCACCTGGCCAGTTGGAAGGCCTGGTAACCTTCATGAAGGAAGATGAGAAACTCAGGTTTTTCACCGAGTCTTACCGGAAAACGGGGAATAAGTCGTACAAACACGATGCACCTCTCTTCGCCGTAGCCTGCATCTTCGAAGGCGGAAAAGGCAAGGACAACATCCGGAGCCTCACACATCTGTCGCTGGTCGACTTCGACCACATCACAGAAAAACCGGATGACGGCACCCTGCACTCGCTCAAAGAGAGAATCTGCCACGATGCCCACACCCTGCTCTGCTACGTTACCATGAGCGGCAACGGACTGCGCGTCATCTACCGCTACGAAGGCGAATGCCAGGCGCATGACGAAGGATGA
- a CDS encoding VapE domain-containing protein gives MTKDDIIALSQYALICYEELDTMNPSELNQLKAVVTMQYTNERAAYGHYAEQRKHINTFCGTGNNPEFLSDPTGNRR, from the coding sequence ATGACGAAGGATGATATCATCGCCCTTTCACAGTATGCACTCATCTGTTATGAAGAGCTCGACACGATGAATCCGTCGGAACTGAACCAGCTGAAGGCTGTGGTAACGATGCAGTATACCAACGAAAGAGCGGCATACGGCCATTATGCCGAGCAGCGCAAGCATATCAACACCTTCTGCGGCACGGGCAACAATCCCGAGTTTTTGAGCGACCCTACCGGTAACCGTCGCTAG
- a CDS encoding DUF4248 domain-containing protein translates to MDLRSYTKQELALLYFPDATPAVASAHLMRWIQRIPDLLQKLAATGYGKNCKEFTPMQVSHILYFLGEP, encoded by the coding sequence ATGGATTTAAGAAGTTATACCAAGCAAGAGCTAGCTCTCCTGTATTTTCCCGATGCTACTCCAGCGGTAGCCAGTGCTCACCTGATGCGATGGATCCAGCGCATCCCCGACCTTCTCCAGAAGCTCGCCGCCACCGGTTACGGCAAGAACTGCAAGGAGTTCACCCCGATGCAAGTCTCCCACATCCTCTACTTCCTCGGTGAACCCTAA
- a CDS encoding BspA family leucine-rich repeat surface protein yields MKEFFYNCKTLETISGLEYLNTANITDMSSMFQECSNLKSLDFTNFDTKNVSNMYFMFNGCSTLISLDLTNFNTKNVSNMYGMFCDCSKLTSLDLTNFNTAKVTDMGYMFLGCSNLTSLDLTNFNTAKVTDMHGMFKGCSALTSLDLTNFNTAEVRDMNRMFYMLDESSTALTTIYVSDNFVTTNVQNGENMFKNCTKLKGFKKYFLLATDHQYANYKTGYFTSGCGYAEFDDATGTLTFRYKAVKPKGAYDLNVQAFTPQWNKLGTNVKKVVFNASFANARPTICYAWFYNSSNLTTIEGLEYLNTEDVTNMGFMFDGCSALKSLNLSKFNTAKVTSMKNMFNNCSALKSLNLSGFNTAKVTDMNSMFRSCSALESLDLSMFNTASVGSMPSMFRGATKLKTLNVSSFNTEKVNNMGHMFAYCPNLTSLDLSSFNTKGVEYVDNIFKNCSNLTTIYASENFAFGSGLKNGADMFLGCDKLKGFIEYNKNTDTDKNNSKFANYKTGYFTKLVGKNGDEKIGAVGEILTAENLTLNDDKDFVAYEKFAAKDATYNRSMKTGTTWGTLCLPFAIDQSRETECKFYSLTGIDNDNECITLESYEGAEIPVGTPVLFKMNEGEQKLSISAQNAELVKEPVAGTNTDVNLVGSFTKIGGKDNQGLTDTDYIIGKDKFWLVYELKKNGNSKGVGIKPMRAYIHPATVSQARAAMLSIGKGDGTTAIDNLNAISNDANAEYYDANGRRTNGLQKGLNIVKRGSKTYKIMVK; encoded by the coding sequence TTGAAAGAATTCTTTTATAACTGCAAGACATTGGAAACGATTTCAGGCCTTGAATATTTGAATACAGCGAATATTACGGATATGAGTTCTATGTTCCAGGAATGCTCCAATCTTAAATCTCTTGACTTCACTAACTTCGACACCAAGAATGTATCGAACATGTACTTTATGTTCAATGGATGCTCCACTCTCATCTCGCTCGATCTCACAAACTTCAACACCAAGAATGTATCGAACATGTATGGTATGTTCTGTGACTGCTCAAAACTCACCTCGCTCGACCTCACAAACTTCAACACAGCGAAAGTGACGGATATGGGCTATATGTTCCTTGGTTGCTCCAATCTCACCTCGCTCGACCTCACAAACTTCAACACAGCGAAGGTGACGGATATGCACGGTATGTTCAAAGGTTGCTCTGCTCTCACCTCGCTCGATCTCACAAACTTCAACACAGCGGAGGTGAGGGATATGAACCGTATGTTCTATATGTTAGATGAATCATCCACCGCTCTCACAACCATCTACGTCAGCGATAATTTTGTAACGACCAATGTACAAAATGGTGAGAATATGTTCAAAAATTGTACAAAGCTCAAAGGTTTTAAAAAGTATTTCTTGCTCGCTACCGACCACCAATACGCCAACTACAAGACTGGCTATTTTACTTCTGGATGTGGGTATGCTGAGTTTGACGATGCTACTGGGACTCTTACATTCAGATACAAGGCAGTCAAGCCCAAAGGAGCTTATGATCTAAATGTGCAGGCATTTACGCCACAATGGAATAAATTAGGGACTAATGTGAAGAAGGTGGTCTTCAATGCTTCGTTTGCCAATGCAAGACCAACAATTTGTTATGCGTGGTTCTATAACAGCTCTAATCTGACCACAATAGAAGGCCTTGAGTATCTTAATACCGAGGATGTGACGAATATGGGATTTATGTTCGATGGCTGCTCTGCTTTGAAGTCTTTGAATCTCTCAAAATTCAATACTGCCAAGGTTACTTCTATGAAAAATATGTTCAATAATTGTTCTGCTCTCAAATCATTGAATCTTTCAGGATTCAATACGGCGAAAGTGACAGATATGAACAGTATGTTCCGTTCTTGTTCAGCTTTGGAGTCTTTGGATCTCTCAATGTTCAATACGGCAAGTGTGGGATCAATGCCGTCAATGTTTCGTGGTGCCACTAAGCTCAAGACTCTAAACGTGTCTAGTTTCAATACTGAGAAAGTCAACAATATGGGACACATGTTTGCCTATTGCCCTAACCTGACCTCGCTCGACTTGAGCAGTTTCAATACGAAAGGAGTTGAGTATGTGGACAATATATTCAAGAATTGCTCCAACTTGACCACGATTTATGCAAGTGAGAATTTTGCTTTTGGAAGTGGATTGAAAAATGGTGCAGATATGTTCCTTGGTTGTGATAAGCTCAAAGGTTTTATTGAGTATAACAAGAACACGGACACGGACAAGAACAACAGTAAATTCGCCAACTACAAGACTGGCTATTTCACAAAATTAGTAGGCAAGAATGGTGATGAGAAGATAGGAGCTGTAGGAGAAATTCTTACTGCGGAGAATCTCACTCTTAACGACGACAAGGACTTCGTGGCGTACGAGAAGTTCGCAGCCAAGGATGCAACTTACAACCGCTCGATGAAGACTGGCACCACCTGGGGAACGCTCTGCTTGCCTTTCGCCATTGACCAGAGCAGGGAAACAGAATGTAAGTTCTACAGTCTCACAGGTATTGACAATGATAATGAATGCATCACTCTTGAGAGTTATGAAGGAGCAGAAATCCCTGTCGGCACTCCGGTGCTCTTCAAGATGAATGAGGGTGAGCAGAAACTCAGCATTTCTGCACAAAATGCAGAACTCGTTAAAGAGCCAGTAGCTGGAACAAACACAGATGTCAACCTCGTAGGTTCATTCACCAAGATTGGCGGCAAAGACAATCAGGGTCTTACAGACACCGACTACATCATCGGCAAGGATAAGTTCTGGCTTGTCTATGAGTTGAAAAAAAATGGCAATAGCAAGGGCGTGGGTATCAAACCGATGCGTGCATACATCCATCCAGCCACAGTATCTCAGGCAAGAGCAGCCATGCTGAGCATCGGAAAGGGTGATGGCACTACTGCCATTGACAACCTCAACGCTATCAGCAACGATGCCAATGCAGAATACTATGATGCGAATGGTCGTCGTACCAATGGTCTGCAGAAGGGTCTGAACATCGTGAAGCGTGGCAGCAAGACTTATAAAATCATGGTTAAGTAA
- a CDS encoding IS256 family transposase, with translation MDNLEIDYKKAAQQLRSGEALFGKDGALAPLLERILNSALEGEMDAHLSEEERSSGNRRNGKMSKKVQTKYGEVTIETPRDRDGTFQPETVKKRETILANGMADQIIEMYAMGTSTRDISSYFEREFNTTLSADTISSITDRVLPEITAWKSRMLDPVYAICWLDAIHYKVKDENGRAVTRAIYNILGINKEGQKELLGMYVSKSEGANFWLEVLTDLQNRGVRDILICCIDGLKGFPDAIQSVFPESSVQLCIVHQIRNSIKYVGSKHQKEFIKDLRTVYGAVNKDSAAANLDLLESKWGEMYPIVIKSWRDNWERLTEYFQYTPAIRKLIYTTNTVEGYHRQVRKVTKTKGVFPTDNSLEKLVYLAYRNIRKKWTMSLANWGQISQQLAIKFGDRFKIM, from the coding sequence ATGGACAACTTAGAAATTGATTACAAGAAAGCAGCTCAGCAGTTGCGTAGTGGTGAAGCCTTATTTGGCAAGGACGGAGCATTAGCTCCATTGTTAGAGCGTATTCTCAACTCAGCTCTCGAAGGTGAGATGGACGCTCATTTAAGTGAAGAGGAACGCTCTTCCGGCAATCGTCGTAATGGTAAGATGAGTAAGAAGGTTCAAACAAAATATGGTGAGGTCACTATAGAGACTCCTCGTGACCGAGACGGAACTTTCCAACCTGAGACCGTAAAGAAGCGTGAGACTATTCTTGCCAATGGCATGGCAGACCAGATTATTGAGATGTACGCCATGGGCACCAGCACACGTGACATCAGCAGCTACTTTGAGCGTGAGTTCAACACAACTCTATCAGCCGATACTATCAGCTCTATAACAGACCGTGTATTACCCGAAATCACCGCCTGGAAGTCTCGCATGCTCGATCCTGTATATGCCATTTGCTGGCTTGATGCTATCCATTATAAGGTAAAGGATGAGAATGGCAGAGCTGTCACACGAGCCATTTACAACATTCTTGGCATCAACAAGGAAGGCCAAAAAGAACTGTTAGGTATGTATGTGTCTAAGAGTGAAGGAGCTAACTTCTGGCTAGAAGTTCTTACGGATCTTCAGAACCGTGGTGTTCGAGACATCTTGATTTGTTGTATTGATGGTCTCAAAGGCTTCCCGGATGCCATCCAAAGCGTATTTCCTGAGAGTTCTGTGCAGCTCTGTATTGTCCATCAGATACGCAATTCTATCAAGTATGTTGGCAGTAAGCATCAAAAGGAGTTTATCAAGGATTTAAGAACAGTATATGGTGCAGTAAACAAAGACTCCGCTGCTGCTAATTTAGACCTGTTAGAGTCTAAGTGGGGAGAGATGTACCCAATTGTCATCAAGTCATGGCGTGACAATTGGGAACGTCTGACAGAGTATTTCCAATATACTCCAGCCATCCGTAAACTCATTTATACGACCAATACGGTTGAGGGGTATCACAGACAGGTAAGAAAGGTCACAAAGACTAAAGGGGTCTTTCCTACGGATAATTCTTTGGAGAAGCTTGTGTACTTAGCTTACCGCAACATCCGTAAGAAATGGACTATGTCACTGGCAAATTGGGGACAAATTTCTCAACAATTGGCAATAAAATTTGGAGATAGATTTAAAATTATGTAA
- a CDS encoding helix-turn-helix domain-containing protein has translation MMDSLYFLQFACFIFMLINALILGITHLHMKWTNRRYEWSRWLILAGMMGLAIQYLLQMLLGFRAKSDDLGAIFNILVYTPCITTIAMGIYNIEATHANRRKMNIVCACIYAAIIAVFCIGYSNSGSLNIGNWLYAMLVLFGTNVAYCIYMIMIEMRKRKKMLELMTGGDMLPYVRYARASVFALFFSTLTMPFVILSTTLLYIIGPLALLSILFFNLSFVALGYNYVPTEELLDKEAEECATIADEETENGGASLESSDGQDAEPIDDKENLQSISQERQAFIKEMLDKWCADLGYKDTTVNMFTLSRSLNISKNELSRYFTACLNSTFRIWLAEVRFEAAKKMMLDYPDYNNDIISAECGFSSRSYLYRIFKEKEGCSPTVWRAKIQ, from the coding sequence ATGATGGACTCTTTATATTTCCTTCAGTTTGCATGTTTCATCTTCATGCTCATCAATGCCCTTATCCTCGGCATCACCCACCTGCACATGAAGTGGACCAACCGACGCTATGAGTGGTCACGTTGGCTGATACTTGCAGGTATGATGGGACTTGCCATACAATATCTCTTGCAGATGCTCTTGGGTTTTCGTGCGAAAAGCGATGACTTGGGAGCTATTTTCAACATTCTTGTCTATACCCCATGCATCACCACTATCGCCATGGGCATATACAACATTGAGGCGACCCATGCCAACCGCCGAAAGATGAACATCGTCTGCGCTTGCATTTATGCCGCCATCATAGCAGTTTTCTGCATAGGCTACAGCAATAGCGGAAGTCTTAACATTGGCAACTGGCTCTATGCGATGCTCGTATTGTTCGGCACAAACGTAGCGTATTGCATCTATATGATTATGATTGAGATGCGGAAACGCAAGAAAATGTTAGAGCTGATGACTGGTGGCGACATGCTGCCCTACGTGCGATATGCCCGAGCCAGTGTCTTCGCCCTGTTCTTCTCTACCCTTACCATGCCTTTCGTCATCCTCTCTACCACCTTATTATATATAATAGGACCGTTGGCTTTGCTCTCAATTCTTTTCTTCAACCTGAGTTTCGTGGCATTGGGCTACAATTACGTTCCTACCGAGGAACTCTTGGATAAGGAAGCTGAAGAATGTGCAACCATAGCAGATGAAGAAACTGAAAATGGGGGAGCATCTTTGGAAAGCTCCGATGGGCAGGATGCAGAACCTATAGACGATAAAGAAAATTTACAGTCAATTTCTCAGGAGCGTCAGGCATTTATCAAGGAGATGCTCGACAAGTGGTGTGCTGATTTGGGTTACAAAGACACCACAGTAAACATGTTCACCCTGTCACGCTCGCTGAACATCTCCAAGAACGAGCTGTCACGCTACTTCACTGCGTGCCTTAACTCCACCTTCCGCATCTGGCTTGCCGAGGTACGTTTCGAGGCAGCAAAGAAGATGATGCTCGACTATCCCGACTACAACAACGACATCATTTCTGCCGAATGTGGCTTCTCTTCACGCTCCTATCTCTATCGCATATTCAAAGAGAAAGAAGGTTGCTCCCCAACTGTCTGGAGAGCGAAAATACAATAA
- a CDS encoding HU family DNA-binding protein, which produces MILYTLKKYVNEKLSAAYGKFFAYPVITQTYGLDELAEHMESHNTPFSKGAIKGMLTDMVSCVRELVLQGIAVKIPDLAIFSIGIKNKEGAASEKEFSITKNIAGLKLRARGTGEFKANSLNLDASLKKATAVTGDVTPPDGGKDNTGDTTHGGGTNQGGDSTQTGGSGNNGSSGSDGSDGLE; this is translated from the coding sequence ATGATTCTGTACACATTGAAGAAGTATGTCAACGAGAAGTTGAGCGCCGCTTACGGCAAGTTTTTCGCCTACCCTGTAATCACCCAGACCTATGGTCTTGATGAACTCGCAGAGCACATGGAAAGTCACAACACACCGTTCTCAAAGGGAGCCATCAAGGGTATGCTCACCGACATGGTGAGCTGCGTAAGAGAACTGGTTCTGCAGGGTATCGCCGTGAAGATTCCCGACCTCGCCATTTTCAGCATCGGCATCAAGAACAAGGAAGGTGCTGCCTCCGAGAAGGAGTTCAGCATCACCAAGAACATTGCCGGACTGAAACTCCGTGCCCGTGGCACCGGTGAGTTCAAGGCAAACAGTCTGAACCTCGATGCATCCCTGAAGAAGGCCACAGCCGTAACAGGAGATGTTACTCCACCAGACGGCGGCAAGGACAACACAGGCGATACTACCCATGGTGGCGGCACAAACCAGGGTGGCGACTCAACACAGACTGGCGGATCAGGCAACAACGGGAGCAGCGGCTCCGATGGTAGCGATGGCCTGGAGTAA
- a CDS encoding smalltalk protein, which produces MKRETLKKILNFVITVLTAIASAFCVQSCK; this is translated from the coding sequence ATGAAAAGAGAAACACTCAAGAAAATTCTGAATTTCGTCATTACCGTTCTCACCGCCATAGCCTCTGCCTTCTGCGTGCAGAGCTGCAAGTAG
- a CDS encoding DUF5056 domain-containing protein yields the protein MTDKINDKKLESMKVEPLTPQDEELLKMFFSNCQMSEIPDDGFSDRVVQALPALPETDTTMSLVKRQRLEHLWTAACVAAGIIIAVVCQGWEQIQEWLFSMKIDFLLSGSRALTHVADSIAHSQNLLMVLAGIVVLIMVWGYNELADARQ from the coding sequence ATGACCGATAAGATAAATGATAAGAAGTTGGAGAGCATGAAAGTGGAACCATTGACCCCTCAGGATGAAGAACTCTTGAAGATGTTCTTTTCCAATTGCCAGATGTCAGAGATTCCTGATGACGGATTCTCCGACAGGGTGGTGCAGGCATTGCCGGCTTTACCCGAAACTGATACAACGATGTCGCTGGTCAAGCGCCAGCGCCTGGAACATTTATGGACGGCAGCCTGTGTGGCAGCAGGCATCATCATAGCAGTAGTCTGTCAGGGATGGGAGCAGATTCAGGAATGGCTTTTCTCTATGAAGATAGATTTCCTCCTTTCCGGTTCGCGTGCGCTTACGCATGTGGCAGATTCCATCGCCCACTCTCAGAATCTCCTGATGGTGCTGGCTGGCATCGTTGTCCTCATCATGGTTTGGGGATATAATGAACTGGCTGATGCACGTCAGTAG
- a CDS encoding RNA polymerase sigma factor has translation MEKLSDISLVTKVVMLHDRKSFDLLVRKYQSPIRGFFLRQTLGDAQLSDDLAQDTFVKAYTHLSGFRGTASFSTWLYRIAYNVWYDYTRSHKETQDIDTPAVSSKNAQDAHAGLKMDLLKALQILNENERTCITLQLMDGLSIDKIAEVTGMVQGTIKSHLSRGKQKLASYLKKNGYDR, from the coding sequence GTGGAAAAGTTATCCGATATCTCTCTCGTCACGAAGGTGGTGATGCTTCATGACCGCAAGTCGTTCGACCTGCTGGTCAGGAAGTATCAGTCACCCATTCGTGGTTTTTTCCTGCGGCAGACGCTGGGGGATGCACAGCTGAGTGACGACTTGGCGCAGGATACCTTTGTCAAGGCATATACCCATTTGTCCGGTTTCAGGGGTACAGCCTCTTTCTCCACCTGGCTCTACCGCATCGCCTATAATGTATGGTATGATTATACCCGCAGTCATAAGGAGACGCAGGATATCGATACGCCTGCTGTTTCCAGTAAGAATGCACAGGACGCCCATGCCGGATTAAAGATGGATTTGCTCAAGGCATTACAGATATTGAATGAAAATGAACGTACATGCATCACGCTGCAGCTGATGGATGGACTCTCTATAGATAAGATTGCAGAGGTGACGGGAATGGTGCAAGGCACCATTAAGTCGCATCTCTCTCGAGGAAAACAGAAACTTGCAAGTTACTTAAAAAAGAATGGTTATGACCGATAA